In Sulfitobacter sp. M39, the following proteins share a genomic window:
- a CDS encoding saccharopine dehydrogenase family protein, whose protein sequence is MAEFDIIIYGATGFTGRLVAEYIHATYPDRPWAMAGRSASKLAQVRDEMGLPADTPLIEADASDPASLDAMVARARVIITTVGPYLLYGEPLVAACVKAGTDYVDLSGEPPFMWDMIEKYNDAAKASGARIVHSCGFDSIPFDMGVYFLQQEAQKRFGAPLKDVKGRVRGMKGTFSGGTAASGKETMKLAMGDPDVMKRLVSSFALTPGFEGPTQPYGNKPYEDPDFGIWVAPFVMASINTKNVHRSNMLMGHPYGTDFTYEEMMFTGKGEKGEAIAKSIAKSNPMGDDDIKPGEGPSKEERENGSYDLMFTGTSADKERLTVGVKGDRDPGYGSTSKMLTEAAICLIEEAADTPGGVLTAAPAFGGAIIDRLTANAGLTFEVES, encoded by the coding sequence ATGGCTGAATTCGATATCATCATCTACGGCGCGACAGGGTTTACGGGGCGGCTGGTCGCGGAATACATCCACGCGACCTATCCGGATCGTCCCTGGGCCATGGCCGGTCGCAGCGCGTCCAAGCTGGCACAGGTGCGCGACGAGATGGGACTGCCTGCCGATACACCCCTGATCGAGGCAGATGCCTCTGACCCTGCCTCGCTTGACGCGATGGTCGCGCGGGCGCGGGTCATCATCACCACCGTCGGCCCCTATCTGCTGTACGGCGAACCGCTGGTCGCGGCCTGTGTCAAGGCGGGCACCGATTACGTTGACCTTTCGGGCGAGCCGCCCTTCATGTGGGACATGATCGAGAAGTACAACGATGCCGCCAAGGCCAGCGGGGCCCGGATCGTACATTCCTGCGGCTTTGACAGCATCCCCTTCGATATGGGCGTCTATTTCCTGCAGCAAGAGGCACAAAAACGCTTTGGCGCGCCGCTGAAAGACGTCAAAGGACGCGTGCGCGGGATGAAGGGCACGTTCTCGGGCGGGACGGCGGCGTCGGGCAAAGAGACGATGAAGCTGGCCATGGGGGATCCCGATGTGATGAAGCGCTTGGTCTCGTCCTTCGCGCTGACACCGGGGTTTGAGGGGCCGACACAGCCTTACGGCAACAAGCCCTACGAAGACCCTGATTTCGGCATCTGGGTCGCCCCTTTCGTGATGGCGTCGATCAATACCAAGAACGTGCATCGGTCCAATATGCTGATGGGCCACCCCTATGGCACGGATTTCACCTATGAAGAGATGATGTTCACCGGCAAGGGCGAAAAAGGCGAGGCGATCGCCAAGAGCATCGCCAAATCCAACCCTATGGGCGACGATGATATCAAACCCGGCGAAGGCCCGTCGAAAGAAGAACGCGAAAACGGCAGCTATGACCTGATGTTTACCGGCACCTCCGCTGACAAAGAGCGGCTGACCGTTGGCGTCAAAGGCGACCGTGATCCGGGCTATGGCTCCACCTCCAAAATGCTGACCGAAGCGGCGATCTGTCTGATTGAGGAAGCCGCCGACACCCCCGGCGGCGTGCTGACGGCGGCCCCTGCCTTTGGTGGTGCGATCATTGACCGGCTCACAGCCAATGCCGGGCTGACGTTCGAGGTAGAGAGCTAA
- a CDS encoding alanine/glycine:cation symporter family protein translates to MEFLQTLFGWIGDFTWGWSLIPILVIFGIFITIATGFVQIEYFGRMFRVLSNKNNADDSNQISAREALLVSVGGRVGGGNIAGVAVAITLGGPGAVFWMWAIALVGMATSLVECSLAQLFKRKVGEHSYRGGPAAAIIHGLGKEYRWLAVIYAICLIAAFGLGFNAFQGNTVAGSMQDSFGIDRLWTGIALAVISGFIIFGGIHRIAKVSDVVVPIMAIGYLAMALIVILLNITSLPGVIYDIVTNAFGLQEAVGGGMGAAVAQGLRRGLFSNEAGLGSAPNVAATAEVRHPISQGITQSFSVFIDTIIICSCTAFVILLGDVYVPGAEGIDGVALTQQSMVSHLGTWVQYFLSGAILLFSFSSIIYNYYLGENAMTVLTKSPLGILGLRIAIIAIVFLGATAPAATAVFFFSDPMMGILALVNLLAIMMLFPVAMRLLRDFRRQLKAGVERPVLNPDDYADLDIDRDAWKFPAE, encoded by the coding sequence ATGGAATTTCTACAAACGCTCTTCGGCTGGATCGGAGACTTCACCTGGGGATGGTCGCTGATCCCGATCCTCGTCATTTTCGGTATCTTTATCACAATCGCCACCGGTTTTGTGCAGATCGAATACTTTGGCCGCATGTTCCGCGTACTGTCGAACAAGAACAACGCGGATGATTCCAACCAGATTTCAGCGCGCGAAGCCTTGCTGGTGTCGGTCGGTGGACGTGTCGGTGGCGGCAACATCGCGGGCGTCGCGGTTGCGATCACCCTTGGCGGCCCGGGTGCGGTCTTCTGGATGTGGGCCATCGCGTTGGTCGGTATGGCCACCAGCCTTGTCGAATGTTCGCTGGCACAGCTCTTCAAGCGCAAAGTCGGAGAGCACAGCTACCGCGGCGGCCCTGCAGCGGCCATCATCCACGGGTTGGGCAAGGAATACCGCTGGCTGGCAGTGATCTATGCGATCTGCCTGATTGCGGCCTTCGGTCTGGGCTTCAACGCGTTCCAGGGCAATACGGTTGCAGGTTCGATGCAGGACAGCTTTGGCATTGATCGTCTGTGGACCGGTATCGCGCTGGCGGTCATCTCGGGCTTTATCATCTTTGGCGGCATCCACCGTATTGCCAAAGTGTCGGATGTTGTCGTGCCGATTATGGCCATCGGCTATCTCGCAATGGCGCTGATCGTAATCCTGCTCAACATCACCAGCTTGCCCGGCGTGATCTATGACATCGTAACCAATGCCTTCGGCCTGCAAGAAGCCGTTGGTGGCGGTATGGGTGCTGCGGTTGCGCAGGGTCTGCGGCGCGGTCTGTTCTCGAACGAGGCGGGTCTGGGCTCTGCCCCGAACGTCGCGGCCACCGCCGAGGTACGTCACCCCATCAGCCAAGGCATCACGCAGTCGTTTTCGGTCTTTATCGACACGATCATCATCTGCTCGTGCACGGCGTTCGTGATCCTGCTGGGCGATGTCTATGTTCCCGGTGCCGAAGGCATCGACGGCGTGGCGCTGACACAGCAAAGCATGGTGTCGCATCTGGGCACATGGGTGCAGTATTTCCTGAGCGGCGCGATCCTGCTGTTCTCGTTCTCGTCGATCATCTACAACTACTATCTGGGTGAAAACGCGATGACGGTACTGACAAAGAGCCCCTTGGGCATCCTCGGCCTGCGGATCGCGATCATCGCGATTGTCTTCCTGGGTGCGACAGCACCGGCGGCGACTGCGGTGTTCTTCTTCTCGGATCCGATGATGGGTATTCTGGCGCTGGTCAACTTGCTGGCGATCATGATGCTCTTCCCCGTGGCCATGCGCCTGCTGCGCGACTTCCGTCGTCAGCTGAAGGCAGGCGTCGAACGCCCCGTGCTGAACCCGGACGATTATGCCGATCTGGATATCGACCGCGACGCATGGAAGTTCCCGGCAGAGTGA